One window of Pectobacterium carotovorum genomic DNA carries:
- the ybfE gene encoding LexA regulated protein, whose translation MAKEQTDRTTLDLFADERRPGRPKTNPLTRDEQLRINKRNQLRRDKVRGLRRVELKINSDAVDILNSLAEERNISRSELIEEMLLAQLAEQQP comes from the coding sequence ATGGCAAAAGAACAAACGGATCGCACCACACTGGATCTGTTCGCAGACGAGCGTCGTCCGGGCCGCCCCAAGACCAACCCGCTCACGCGTGACGAACAACTAAGAATTAACAAGCGTAATCAACTACGTCGCGATAAAGTTCGTGGGTTGCGCCGTGTTGAATTAAAGATTAACAGCGACGCCGTCGATATCCTGAACAGCCTTGCTGAAGAGCGGAACATTAGCCGCAGTGAATTGATTGAAGAGATGCTGCTGGCGCAGTTGGCAGAACAACAGCCCTGA
- a CDS encoding methyl-accepting chemotaxis protein has protein sequence MKLIKNIAIRTAMLWVLGIFCVLWGGVSIYTMFSFKEMTATSKTSTLLVQNMNFINQGNDQYFRMVTRLARAVDARRSGDNATADKEQASALVALDKLKSDLVAFNAIDHAGLDAALVQAVSRDWNNLVVQGVEPLYQKAVANALDDYQNQAKNVVPPLSRQFGASLSAFSNASAEKFDAAGVRFEQITTIGQNILLSGLVIGLIMLFLTDRYLVVCLVRPLNDLRYHFSVIASGHLGKPILDFGNNCVGRLFPLLREMQGSLAGTVSTIRNSTDSIYQGASEIAAGNNDLSSRTEEQASALEETAASMEQLTATVKQNAENANHASQLALQASTTAKKGGEIVENVVKTMAEISGSSRKIAEITTVINGIAFQTNILALNAAVEAARAGEQGRGFAVVAGEVRSLAQRSAQAAKEIEGLISESVRCVDTGSNLVSDAGDTMQDIVRAVTNVTDIMGEIASASEEQSKGIAQVGQAVAEMDSVTQQNAALVEQASSAALSLEEQAALLNQTVSLFQLSDTQSSLQVTAKPVQKAQAIAPRAGKALPPSNDNWEKF, from the coding sequence ATGAAACTTATAAAAAATATTGCCATCAGAACCGCGATGCTGTGGGTGCTGGGCATTTTTTGTGTTCTTTGGGGTGGCGTATCGATATATACCATGTTCTCTTTTAAAGAGATGACGGCGACCTCGAAAACCAGCACCTTGCTGGTCCAGAACATGAATTTTATCAACCAGGGCAACGATCAATATTTCCGTATGGTAACCCGTCTGGCGCGTGCAGTTGACGCTCGTCGCAGCGGTGATAATGCCACCGCAGATAAAGAGCAGGCTTCTGCACTTGTTGCGCTGGATAAACTCAAGTCTGATTTGGTGGCGTTTAACGCTATCGATCATGCGGGTCTGGATGCTGCACTGGTACAGGCCGTCAGTCGTGACTGGAATAACCTAGTTGTTCAGGGCGTTGAACCGCTTTACCAGAAGGCCGTTGCCAATGCGCTGGATGACTACCAAAATCAGGCCAAGAACGTTGTGCCGCCATTGAGCCGCCAGTTTGGTGCCTCTCTCTCCGCATTCAGTAACGCCAGCGCAGAGAAATTCGATGCCGCAGGTGTTCGTTTCGAACAAATCACCACGATTGGACAGAACATTTTGCTGAGCGGGTTGGTTATCGGCCTGATCATGCTGTTCCTGACCGACCGCTATCTGGTGGTGTGTCTGGTTCGTCCGTTAAACGATCTGCGCTATCACTTTAGCGTGATTGCTTCTGGTCACCTGGGCAAGCCGATTCTGGACTTCGGTAACAACTGCGTGGGTCGTCTGTTCCCACTGCTGCGTGAAATGCAGGGGAGTCTGGCTGGTACGGTTAGCACGATCAGAAACAGCACGGATTCCATCTATCAGGGCGCTTCTGAGATTGCTGCGGGTAACAACGATCTGTCATCACGTACCGAAGAGCAGGCTTCCGCACTAGAAGAAACCGCAGCGAGCATGGAGCAACTGACGGCAACAGTGAAACAGAACGCTGAAAACGCTAACCATGCCAGCCAATTGGCATTGCAAGCGTCAACAACGGCGAAAAAAGGTGGAGAGATCGTTGAGAACGTGGTGAAAACCATGGCGGAAATCTCTGGCAGTTCGAGAAAAATTGCAGAAATCACCACCGTTATTAACGGCATCGCATTCCAGACCAACATTCTGGCATTGAACGCAGCGGTAGAAGCGGCACGTGCGGGTGAACAAGGGCGTGGGTTTGCCGTGGTGGCGGGAGAAGTACGCAGTCTGGCGCAGCGTAGTGCGCAGGCGGCAAAAGAGATTGAAGGGTTGATTTCCGAGTCTGTTCGCTGTGTGGATACCGGTTCCAATCTGGTTAGTGATGCAGGAGATACCATGCAGGATATCGTCCGGGCGGTCACCAACGTGACGGATATCATGGGTGAAATTGCGTCGGCATCGGAAGAGCAAAGCAAAGGAATTGCACAGGTGGGTCAGGCCGTGGCGGAAATGGACAGCGTAACGCAGCAAAACGCCGCGTTGGTTGAACAGGCCTCGTCTGCTGCCTTGTCGCTGGAAGAACAGGCCGCGTTGTTGAACCAGACTGTGTCGCTGTTCCAACTGTCCGATACGCAGTCATCACTGCAAGTCACAGCAAAACCGGTGCAGAAAGCACAGGCGATTGCGCCGCGTGCCGGCAAAGCGCTACCACCGAGTAACGATAACTGGGAAAAGTTCTAA
- the ybfF gene encoding esterase: MKLNHRWQNAHQPTDQLPVVLIHGLFGTLDNLGVLGRDLQNTHDILQIDLRNHGLSPRSSQMSYPAMVQDVLALLDELNIERAIVIGHSMGGKVAMALSALIPERLDKLIAIDIAPVDYQIRRHDTIFAALRAVTEAGVTSRAEATTLMRQHTKEEGVIQFLLKSFQQGEWRFNVPVLWDEYKNIVGWQEVPAWHGPILFIRGGDSPYLDDRYRDSLLRQFPAARAYVVSGAGHWVHSEKPDAVLRAIHRFLDAN; encoded by the coding sequence ATGAAATTGAACCATCGCTGGCAAAATGCGCACCAGCCCACAGATCAGCTCCCTGTCGTGCTGATTCATGGCCTGTTTGGCACACTGGATAACCTTGGCGTATTGGGCCGGGATTTGCAAAATACGCATGACATTCTGCAAATCGATTTACGCAATCACGGTTTGTCGCCACGCTCATCACAGATGAGCTATCCTGCAATGGTACAGGATGTGCTGGCGCTGCTGGATGAATTGAACATCGAACGCGCTATCGTTATTGGCCATTCGATGGGCGGAAAAGTGGCCATGGCACTCAGCGCGCTGATTCCCGAACGACTAGACAAACTGATCGCGATTGATATCGCTCCGGTGGATTATCAGATACGCCGCCACGACACCATTTTCGCCGCGCTGCGGGCCGTAACGGAAGCGGGCGTGACATCACGCGCGGAAGCGACAACATTGATGCGTCAGCATACAAAAGAAGAAGGTGTGATCCAATTTTTGCTGAAATCCTTCCAGCAGGGAGAATGGCGTTTTAACGTGCCGGTTTTGTGGGATGAGTATAAAAACATCGTTGGTTGGCAGGAAGTTCCTGCCTGGCACGGACCAATACTGTTCATACGCGGTGGGGATTCGCCTTATTTGGACGATCGCTACCGTGATTCGCTGCTGCGTCAGTTCCCTGCGGCACGTGCGTATGTTGTCAGTGGTGCTGGCCACTGGGTTCACTCAGAAAAACCCGATGCGGTTTTGCGCGCTATCCACCGTTTTCTGGATGCGAATTAA